From a single Drosophila sulfurigaster albostrigata strain 15112-1811.04 chromosome 3, ASM2355843v2, whole genome shotgun sequence genomic region:
- the LOC133844854 gene encoding uncharacterized protein LOC133844854, translating to MGDLPTARSTFSRPFTNSGVDFAGPFDVKSYVGRGCKITKGYVCVFVCFSTKAIHLEATTDLTAEKFLEAFSRFVARRGCPLHMYSDNGKTFVGASSILSKEFVESTRNLIVTTHSHQGLAWHFNPPGAPHMGGLWEAGVKSFKTHFYKTVSSVKHTFEELSTLLSKIEACLNSRPLTPMSEDVSDLAALTPGHFLIGGPLLSMAEPESREDVESIRNRWQRLKALHQHFCVRWKDEYLKELHKRNKWQSPSHDLQIGDMVVIREENIPPQEWRLGRVLTACPGADERVRVVDQTCRGVFRRPVAKLVLLPTGRAL from the coding sequence ATGGGTGATCTCCCAACCGCCCGGTCGACTTTTTCGCGACCTTTCACTAACTCCGGAGTAGACTTCGCCGGTCCCTTCGACGTCAAGAGCTACGTCGGACGGGGCTGCAAGATTACGAAGGGTTACGTCTGTGTCTTCGTGTGCTTCAGCACGAAGGCAATCCATCTTGAGGCGACCACGGATCTGACAGCGGAAAAGTTCTTGGAAGCTTTCTCCCGATTCGTGGCACGGCGCGGGTGCCCTCTTCACATGTACTCTGACAACGGGAAAACGTTCGTCGGAGCCTCCTCCATTCTCTCCAAAGAATTTGTGGAGAGCACCCGCAACCTGATTGTCACCACTCACAGCCATCAAGGTCTTGCATGGCATTTCAACCCACCTGGTGCCCCTCACATGGGGGGTCTCTGGGAAGCGGGCGTCAAGAGCTTCAAGACGCATTTCTACAAGACGGTTTCCTCCGTAAAACATACGTTCGAGGAGCTTTCCACCCTCCTATCTAAAATTGAAGCGTGCCTCAATTCGCGGCCTTTGACTCCTATGTCAGAGGATGTGAGCGACTTGGCGGCACTTACTCCCGGTCATTTCCTGATCGGGGGTCCGCTACTCTCCATGGCAGAGCCAGAGTCCAGAGAGGATGTGGAGTCCATCCGCAACCGCTGGCAACGGCTCAAGGCTCTCCATCAGCATTTCTGTGTGCGATGGAAGGATGAATATTTGAAGGAATTGCATAAGCGGAATAAGTGGCAGTCACCTTCACACGATCTCCAAATCGGTGACATGGTGGTCATCAGAGAGGAGAATATACCACCACAAGAATGGCGCCTCGGGCGTGTGTTGACCGCTTGCCCAGGTGCTGATGAAAGAGTCCGTGTGGTAGACCAGACGTGTCGTGGCGTTTTCCGCCGACCAGTTGCAAAGCTGGTCCTCCTTCCTACGGGACGCGCGCTCTGA